A part of Actinomycetes bacterium genomic DNA contains:
- a CDS encoding TRAM domain-containing protein — translation MGGSGWVENVTCAGVAHGGEAVARLADGRAVFIPYAIPGERVRVRVTEVRPRFARAELVEVLEPSPDRVEPPCPHFGPGRCGGCAWQHIRPAVQAELKARLVREQLAHVGGLDAVPVRPSLRPEAPGQPEGFGYRERATLTAGADGRLGFLRAASHEVHPVDRCPLLALPLQELPGRLGRHPAGSRVRLRHGVRDERLAVLEAAKSKRAGAPPVEGLAWAAVQANGKVRDGEGPPFVTERVAGTEFHVSAASFFQVHREGADLLVELVGEALAPGPSDLLVDLYAGVGLFAATVGRRAGRVLAVESWKPAARDAERNLSGHPHARVIADDAVRGLKGLHAADLVVLDPPRAGAGAAAVRRIARLSPRAVALVSCDPAALARDVRAFVDEGYHPAWVQPVDLFPQTAHV, via the coding sequence ATGGGCGGCAGCGGGTGGGTCGAGAACGTCACCTGCGCCGGCGTCGCCCACGGCGGCGAGGCAGTCGCCCGGCTGGCCGACGGCCGGGCCGTGTTCATCCCCTACGCCATCCCCGGGGAGCGCGTGCGCGTCCGGGTCACCGAGGTGCGCCCCCGGTTCGCCCGCGCCGAGCTGGTCGAGGTGCTCGAGCCGAGCCCCGACCGGGTCGAGCCCCCCTGTCCCCACTTCGGGCCTGGCCGCTGCGGCGGCTGCGCCTGGCAGCACATCCGCCCGGCCGTGCAGGCCGAGCTGAAGGCGCGCCTGGTCCGCGAGCAGCTCGCGCACGTCGGCGGCCTGGACGCCGTGCCGGTCCGTCCCAGCCTGCGGCCGGAGGCGCCCGGCCAGCCGGAGGGGTTCGGCTACCGTGAGCGGGCCACCCTGACCGCCGGCGCCGACGGCCGGCTCGGCTTCCTCCGGGCTGCCAGCCACGAGGTCCACCCGGTCGACCGCTGCCCACTGCTCGCCCTGCCGCTCCAGGAGCTGCCCGGCCGGCTCGGCCGCCACCCGGCCGGCAGCCGCGTCAGGCTCAGGCACGGCGTGCGCGACGAGCGGCTGGCCGTGCTGGAGGCGGCCAAGTCGAAGCGGGCCGGCGCCCCGCCGGTCGAGGGGCTCGCCTGGGCCGCGGTGCAGGCCAACGGCAAGGTGCGTGACGGCGAGGGCCCCCCCTTCGTGACCGAGCGGGTGGCCGGCACCGAGTTCCACGTCAGCGCCGCGAGCTTCTTCCAGGTTCACCGTGAAGGCGCGGACCTGCTGGTCGAGCTGGTCGGGGAGGCGCTCGCCCCCGGACCCTCCGACCTGCTGGTCGACCTGTACGCCGGGGTGGGCCTGTTCGCCGCCACGGTCGGCAGGCGCGCCGGCCGGGTGCTCGCGGTCGAGTCGTGGAAGCCGGCCGCCCGCGACGCCGAGCGCAACCTCTCCGGCCACCCCCATGCCCGCGTGATCGCCGACGACGCCGTCCGCGGGCTCAAGGGGCTCCACGCGGCCGACCTGGTCGTGCTCGACCCGCCCCGCGCCGGCGCCGGCGCGGCCGCCGTGCGCCGCATCGCCCGCCTCTCCCCCCGGGCCGTAGCCCTCGTGTCCTGCGACCCCGCCGCCCTGGCCAGGGACGTGCGCGCCTTCGTCGACGAGGGCTACCACCCCGCCTGGGTCCAGCCCGTCGACCTCTTCCCCCAGACCGCCCACGTCGA
- a CDS encoding DsbA family protein: MSRFAITFDYLCPFARIANEIVVRAQEDGGPVHEVEWRAFSLSQVHLEEGAAPVWETDPPPSGVLALQWGLAVRDQFPERFQAAHLAIFSARHDQGRDVNDPEVVRAAVASAGLDPREVARAVAAGHPAKALADDHTWGVEEHRVFGVPTFVAGDRAVFVRLMQRPETQRSARATLDRILDMVTGWTDLNEFKATRIPR, translated from the coding sequence ATGAGCCGTTTCGCCATCACCTTCGACTACCTCTGCCCGTTCGCCCGCATCGCCAACGAGATCGTCGTCCGGGCCCAGGAGGACGGCGGCCCGGTCCACGAGGTCGAATGGCGCGCGTTCTCGCTCTCCCAGGTCCACCTGGAAGAGGGGGCCGCGCCGGTCTGGGAGACCGACCCGCCCCCTTCCGGCGTGCTCGCCCTGCAGTGGGGGCTCGCCGTCCGCGACCAGTTCCCCGAGCGGTTCCAAGCCGCCCACCTCGCGATCTTCTCGGCCCGGCACGACCAGGGCCGCGACGTCAACGACCCCGAGGTGGTCCGCGCCGCGGTCGCCTCGGCCGGGCTCGACCCCCGGGAGGTCGCCCGGGCGGTGGCAGCGGGCCACCCGGCCAAGGCCCTGGCCGACGACCACACCTGGGGCGTGGAGGAGCACCGGGTGTTCGGCGTGCCCACCTTCGTCGCCGGCGACCGTGCCGTCTTCGTGCGCCTGATGCAGCGGCCCGAGACGCAGCGCTCGGCCCGGGCCACACTGGACCGGATCCTCGACATGGTCACCGGCTGGACCGACCTGAACGAGTTCAAGGCGACCCGGATCCCCCGCTGA
- a CDS encoding sigma-70 family RNA polymerase sigma factor, with amino-acid sequence MKDHDQLLDLQTTDSFRLYLDEVGRHPLLTKDDEVELSQAFEAGQAAQAALSELPADDPRRPELEAEAERGERARRKMIESNLRLVVSIARRFSATGLPLGDLVQEGNLGLLRAVEKFDWRKGFKFSTYATWWIRQAIARGAADRGARAIRLPVHVDEQVGRLRRTQTRLHETLGREPSDEELADELDMPVEKVHRLKDTAQAITSLDTPIGDDGAALQDFLEDDSAIGPDELAVEAVGREALEQVLGALPDRERQVLILRFGLDSGTPRTLEEVGAVMGFSRERARQVERDALACLRSPEIRARLEDLVAA; translated from the coding sequence ATGAAGGACCACGACCAGCTACTCGATCTGCAGACGACGGACTCGTTCCGTCTGTACCTCGACGAGGTCGGTCGGCATCCCCTCCTCACCAAGGACGATGAGGTCGAGCTGTCCCAGGCGTTCGAAGCTGGCCAGGCTGCCCAGGCCGCGCTGAGCGAGCTTCCCGCCGACGACCCGCGCCGCCCCGAGCTCGAGGCCGAGGCGGAGCGTGGTGAGCGTGCCCGGCGCAAGATGATCGAGTCGAACCTCCGGCTCGTGGTGTCGATCGCCCGGCGCTTCTCGGCAACGGGCCTGCCGCTCGGCGACCTCGTCCAGGAGGGGAACCTCGGCCTGCTCCGCGCTGTCGAGAAGTTCGACTGGCGCAAGGGCTTCAAGTTCTCGACCTACGCGACCTGGTGGATCCGTCAGGCCATCGCCAGAGGGGCGGCCGACCGTGGCGCCCGCGCGATCCGCCTGCCCGTGCACGTCGACGAGCAGGTCGGCCGGCTGCGCCGCACCCAGACCCGGCTGCACGAGACGCTGGGTCGCGAGCCGAGCGACGAGGAGCTCGCCGACGAGCTCGACATGCCGGTCGAGAAGGTCCACCGCCTCAAGGACACCGCCCAGGCGATCACCTCGCTGGACACCCCGATCGGCGACGACGGTGCCGCCCTGCAGGACTTCCTGGAGGACGACTCGGCCATCGGCCCCGACGAGCTGGCCGTCGAGGCGGTCGGCCGGGAGGCCCTCGAGCAGGTGCTCGGCGCCCTGCCCGACCGCGAGCGGCAGGTGCTGATCCTGCGCTTCGGGCTCGACTCGGGCACCCCCCGCACACTCGAGGAGGTCGGCGCGGTCATGGGCTTCAGCCGGGAGCGTGCCCGCCAGGTCGAGCGTGACGCCCTGGCGTGCCTGCGCAGCCCGGAGATCCGGGCTCGTCTCGAGGACCTCGTCGCCGCCTAG
- a CDS encoding MGMT family protein, whose amino-acid sequence MRRAGGFDEAVWELVRRVPPGRATTYGQVAEAYYGVRKGARGVGQAIARCPDDVPWWRVVQADGAMKAAPGGDEQCARLREEGVALTLDGRVDWTMTGPWSPAQRGPRGGAVRPTD is encoded by the coding sequence GTGCGCAGGGCGGGCGGGTTCGACGAGGCGGTCTGGGAGCTGGTGCGCCGGGTCCCGCCCGGGCGGGCGACCACCTACGGCCAGGTGGCGGAGGCGTACTACGGGGTCCGCAAGGGTGCGCGCGGGGTCGGTCAGGCGATCGCCCGCTGCCCCGACGACGTCCCCTGGTGGCGGGTGGTGCAGGCCGACGGCGCCATGAAGGCGGCCCCCGGCGGCGACGAGCAGTGCGCCCGCCTCCGGGAGGAGGGCGTGGCGCTGACCTTGGACGGGCGGGTCGACTGGACCATGACCGGCCCCTGGTCCCCGGCGCAGCGCGGGCCCCGTGGCGGTGCCGTGCGACCCACGGACTAA
- the fabI gene encoding enoyl-ACP reductase FabI, with amino-acid sequence MLVDGKRLLITGVLTPGSIAYAVAREALDNGAEVVLTGFGRTRSLTERTARRLPREVDVLELDASKPEDVAAVADDLARRWGRVDGVLHAIGFAPADALGGNFLNTPFESAATAFQVSAFSLKTLTVGLLPVLEDHDASVVTLDFDARVAWPVYDWMGVSKAALESVTRYLARDLGVRRIRVNAISAGPIRTMAAKGIPGFNLFADVWSKRAPLGWDVTDPTNVARATLWLLSDWSRGVSGELVHVDGGFHAMGADLMSPDEQARAAAEEERA; translated from the coding sequence GTGCTCGTCGACGGCAAGCGACTGCTGATCACCGGGGTGCTGACCCCGGGCTCGATCGCCTACGCGGTGGCCCGCGAGGCCCTCGACAACGGCGCCGAGGTGGTCCTGACCGGCTTCGGCCGTACCCGCTCGCTGACCGAGCGCACGGCCAGACGGCTGCCCCGCGAGGTCGACGTCCTGGAGCTCGACGCCAGCAAGCCCGAGGACGTGGCCGCGGTCGCCGACGACCTGGCCAGGCGCTGGGGCCGGGTCGACGGCGTGCTGCACGCGATCGGCTTCGCCCCGGCCGACGCCCTGGGCGGCAACTTCCTGAACACGCCGTTCGAGTCGGCCGCGACCGCCTTCCAGGTGTCCGCCTTCTCGCTCAAGACCCTCACGGTCGGCCTGCTCCCAGTGCTCGAGGACCACGACGCCTCCGTGGTCACCCTCGACTTCGACGCCCGGGTGGCCTGGCCGGTGTACGACTGGATGGGGGTGAGCAAGGCCGCCCTCGAGTCCGTCACCCGCTACTTGGCCCGCGACCTCGGCGTCAGGCGCATCCGGGTGAACGCGATCAGCGCCGGGCCGATCCGCACCATGGCGGCCAAGGGCATCCCGGGGTTCAACCTGTTCGCCGACGTCTGGTCGAAGCGGGCCCCGCTCGGCTGGGACGTGACCGACCCGACCAACGTGGCCCGGGCGACCCTGTGGCTGCTGTCGGACTGGTCCCGGGGGGTCTCCGGCGAGCTGGTCCACGTCGACGGCGGCTTCCACGCCATGGGTGCCGACCTCATGTCCCCCGACGAGCAGGCCAGGGCCGCCGCCGAGGAGGAGCGGGCGTAG
- a CDS encoding NAD(P)/FAD-dependent oxidoreductase, with translation MSGRKRILVVGGGFGGMYAARGLEKQLPAGMAEIVLVNPENFMLYTPLLPEAASGTIEPRHVVVPLRRVLRRTRLIVGKVTGIDVDKRTCEVKPPEGEQRAFAWDYLILAPGSVSRLLPIPGLREHARGFKTLPEGIYLRNHVLQQLELADATDDADERRTRCTFVVVGAGYAGTELVGELQSLTTRALKAYPGLRPRDIRWILVDAAPQIMPELGRDLSRIALRTLRERGIEVRLETQVKEVGPDWVRLSDGDDIPTRTFVWTAGVTPHPMLARIGLPADDKGRLVVDEYLRVHGREDVFALGDSARVPDRAAPGGFAPPTAQHALREAKACAANLAASLGEGHAQPFRFKGLGLLVNLGEYKGVGRALGVPLSGFAGWFVTRTYHLAAMPTWGRRLRVMLDWTIALAFPRDIAELGSLGRDEENAPTS, from the coding sequence ATGAGCGGCCGCAAGCGGATCCTGGTGGTCGGCGGCGGGTTCGGGGGCATGTACGCCGCCCGCGGCCTCGAGAAGCAACTGCCCGCCGGCATGGCCGAGATCGTGCTCGTCAACCCCGAGAACTTCATGCTCTACACGCCGCTGCTGCCCGAGGCCGCCTCCGGCACGATCGAGCCCAGGCACGTGGTGGTGCCGCTGCGCCGGGTGCTGCGCCGCACCCGGCTCATCGTCGGCAAGGTGACCGGGATCGACGTCGACAAGCGCACCTGCGAGGTCAAGCCGCCCGAGGGCGAGCAGCGTGCCTTCGCCTGGGACTACCTGATCCTGGCCCCCGGCTCGGTCTCACGGCTCCTGCCGATCCCGGGCCTGCGCGAGCACGCCCGCGGCTTCAAGACCCTCCCCGAAGGCATCTACCTGCGCAACCACGTCCTCCAGCAGCTCGAGCTGGCCGACGCCACCGACGACGCCGACGAGCGCCGCACGCGCTGCACGTTCGTCGTGGTCGGCGCCGGCTACGCCGGAACCGAGCTGGTCGGCGAGCTGCAGTCGCTCACCACCCGCGCCCTCAAGGCCTACCCGGGCCTGCGGCCCAGGGACATCCGCTGGATCCTGGTGGACGCGGCGCCCCAGATCATGCCCGAGCTGGGCAGGGACCTCAGCCGGATCGCCCTGCGCACCCTGCGCGAGCGCGGCATCGAGGTCCGGCTCGAGACCCAGGTGAAGGAGGTCGGGCCCGACTGGGTGCGCCTGTCCGACGGCGACGACATCCCGACCCGGACCTTCGTGTGGACCGCGGGGGTGACCCCCCACCCGATGCTGGCCAGGATCGGCCTGCCCGCCGACGACAAGGGCCGGCTGGTGGTCGACGAGTACCTGCGCGTCCACGGCCGCGAGGACGTCTTCGCCCTCGGCGACAGCGCCCGCGTGCCCGACCGGGCCGCGCCCGGCGGCTTCGCGCCGCCCACCGCCCAGCACGCCCTCCGCGAAGCCAAGGCGTGCGCCGCCAACCTCGCCGCCTCCCTCGGCGAGGGGCACGCCCAGCCGTTCCGGTTCAAGGGCCTGGGCCTGCTCGTCAACCTGGGCGAGTACAAGGGCGTCGGCCGGGCCCTCGGCGTCCCGCTCTCGGGCTTCGCCGGCTGGTTCGTGACCCGCACCTACCACCTGGCGGCGATGCCCACCTGGGGCCGCCGCCTCCGGGTCATGCTCGACTGGACGATCGCCCTCGCCTTCCCGCGCGACATCGCTGAGCTCGGCTCGCTCGGCCGCGACGAGGAGAACGCCCCCACCAGCTAG
- the pdhA gene encoding pyruvate dehydrogenase (acetyl-transferring) E1 component subunit alpha: MDQTDEQVRLLAEDGTLIEHQTYKIDLSDDELRDLYRKLVVVRRIDTEGTNLQRQGQLGIWAPCLGQEAAQVGSAAALGPDDFVFPSYREHGVAYVRGMDVVRVLQLYRGTSLSGWDPKERNFACYSIPIGTQALHAVGYAIGAKWDGAELCAVAYFGDGATSEGDTNEAFNFAAVNSAPVVFFCQNNQWAISVPLAKQMAAPVYRRAAGFGFPGVQVDGNDVLAVYAVTKAAAGRARDGSGPTLIEALTYRLGAHTTTDDPTRYRTKDELDMWTAREPIGRYRSFLEKAGLWSEEVERRAQEDADATAARIRRAVEEMPRPALSDMVDHVYAEPPATLLRQWRRLEEFEAQFAGGEEG; the protein is encoded by the coding sequence ATGGACCAGACTGACGAGCAGGTCCGGCTGCTCGCCGAGGACGGCACGCTCATCGAGCACCAGACCTACAAGATCGACCTCTCCGACGACGAGCTGCGCGACCTGTACCGCAAGCTGGTCGTGGTCCGCCGGATCGACACCGAGGGGACCAACCTCCAGCGCCAGGGCCAGCTCGGCATCTGGGCGCCCTGCCTGGGGCAGGAGGCGGCCCAGGTGGGCAGCGCGGCCGCCCTCGGCCCGGACGACTTCGTCTTCCCCTCCTACCGGGAGCACGGCGTCGCCTACGTCCGCGGCATGGACGTCGTCAGGGTGCTCCAGCTCTACCGTGGCACGAGCCTGTCCGGCTGGGACCCCAAGGAGCGCAACTTCGCCTGCTACTCGATCCCGATCGGCACCCAGGCCCTGCACGCGGTCGGCTACGCCATCGGGGCCAAGTGGGACGGCGCCGAGCTGTGCGCGGTCGCCTACTTCGGCGACGGCGCCACCTCCGAGGGCGACACCAACGAGGCGTTCAACTTCGCGGCGGTGAACTCGGCGCCGGTGGTGTTCTTCTGCCAGAACAACCAGTGGGCGATCTCGGTGCCGCTGGCCAAGCAGATGGCCGCGCCCGTCTACCGTCGCGCTGCCGGGTTCGGCTTCCCCGGCGTGCAGGTCGACGGCAACGACGTCCTCGCGGTCTACGCGGTGACCAAGGCGGCCGCCGGCCGGGCCAGGGACGGCAGCGGCCCGACCCTGATCGAGGCCCTCACCTACCGGCTCGGGGCCCACACCACCACCGACGACCCGACCCGCTACCGCACCAAGGACGAGCTGGACATGTGGACGGCCAGGGAGCCGATCGGGCGGTACCGGTCGTTCCTCGAGAAGGCCGGCCTCTGGTCCGAGGAGGTCGAGCGCCGCGCCCAGGAGGACGCCGACGCCACCGCGGCGCGGATCCGGCGGGCGGTGGAGGAGATGCCCCGCCCGGCCCTGTCCGACATGGTCGACCACGTCTACGCGGAGCCTCCCGCGACCCTGCTGCGGCAGTGGCGCCGGCTCGAGGAGTTCGAGGCCCAGTTCGCGGGCGGAGAGGAGGGCTAG
- a CDS encoding alpha-ketoacid dehydrogenase subunit beta, which produces MASVTMAKALNTAMRDAMEADDRVVLLGEDVGTLGGVFRITDGLQKDFGEHRVMDTPLAESAIMGISIGLAMRGYRPVPEMQFDGFSYPALDQVISHLAKYRNRSRGTQAMPVVCRIPYGGGIGAVEHHSESPETYYAHTAGLKVVTPSSPADAYSLLRQSIDAEDPVIFLEPKRRYWLKQELDLPVTTEPIGRARVLREGSDLTLVAYGPMVKVAMDTATAAAEDGLASLEVIDLRSLVPLDEEALVASVERTGRMVVVHEAPEFLGMGAEIAARVTEQAFLSLEAPVLRCTGLDIPYPPAKLEEAHLPGVDRVLWTVQRSLDF; this is translated from the coding sequence ATGGCGTCGGTCACGATGGCCAAGGCGCTGAACACCGCCATGCGGGACGCGATGGAGGCCGACGACCGGGTCGTGCTGCTCGGCGAGGACGTCGGCACCCTCGGCGGCGTCTTCCGGATCACCGACGGGCTGCAGAAGGACTTCGGCGAGCACCGGGTGATGGACACCCCGCTGGCCGAGTCCGCCATCATGGGGATCTCCATCGGGCTGGCCATGCGCGGCTACCGGCCGGTGCCCGAGATGCAGTTCGACGGCTTCAGCTACCCGGCCCTGGACCAGGTCATCAGCCACCTGGCAAAGTACCGGAACCGTTCCAGGGGCACCCAGGCCATGCCGGTGGTCTGCCGGATCCCCTACGGAGGCGGGATCGGCGCGGTCGAGCACCACTCGGAGAGCCCGGAGACCTACTACGCGCACACGGCCGGCCTGAAGGTGGTGACCCCCTCGTCGCCCGCTGACGCCTACTCCCTGCTGCGCCAGTCGATCGACGCCGAGGACCCGGTGATCTTCCTGGAGCCGAAGCGGCGCTACTGGCTCAAGCAGGAGCTCGACCTGCCGGTCACCACCGAGCCGATCGGCCGGGCCCGGGTGCTGCGCGAGGGCTCCGACCTGACCCTGGTCGCCTACGGGCCGATGGTGAAGGTCGCGATGGACACGGCCACCGCGGCCGCCGAGGACGGGCTGGCCTCGCTCGAGGTGATCGACCTGCGCAGCCTGGTCCCCCTGGACGAGGAGGCGCTGGTCGCCTCGGTGGAGCGGACCGGCCGCATGGTGGTCGTGCACGAGGCCCCCGAGTTCCTCGGCATGGGCGCCGAGATCGCGGCCCGCGTGACCGAGCAGGCCTTCTTGTCCCTCGAGGCGCCCGTGCTGCGCTGCACCGGCCTGGACATCCCCTACCCGCCGGCCAAGCTGGAGGAGGCCCACCTGCCCGGGGTCGACCGGGTCCTGTGGACCGTCCAGCGGTCCCTGGACTTCTAG
- a CDS encoding dihydrolipoamide acetyltransferase family protein: MPERDFRLPDLGEGLTDGEVVRWLVAEGDTIVLNQPIVEVETAKAVVEVPSPYAGTVTKLHAAEGETLDVGAPLLSVDTGGAPADQAARGLARGEPAAAGEPGLAGGEPAAAGEPGLNGLATPEPEAGPEAEAVPEQQASPGSEQQATLVGPGERQQARRRRAAGPASRGPAAPSGPTPTAPPGSRAPGAQPGRPKATPPVRKYARDRGVDLARLTGTGKDGRVTREDVDLALAGEDVDLGLAGEAGAPTAVSRWPAARAPRDRAEERIPVRGTRKQIAAAMVASKFSIPHVTEFLTVDATALMALRARLKALPAAAGVKLTPLAVIAKALCAAVRQYPLMNSSWDDAASEIVVKGWVNLGIATDTPTGLLVPNIKDADTLGILELSSELARLTGLARERKAAPSDLSGGTITITNVGGFGVETGTPIINKPECAILATGLIAPRPWVVDGELAVRQLMTASVSFDHRIVDGAYAARFLAHLRDLLEDPALLAAF, translated from the coding sequence GTGCCCGAGCGCGACTTCAGGCTCCCCGACCTCGGGGAGGGGCTGACCGACGGCGAGGTGGTGCGCTGGCTGGTCGCCGAGGGCGACACGATCGTGCTCAACCAGCCCATCGTCGAGGTGGAGACGGCCAAGGCGGTGGTGGAGGTCCCGTCCCCCTACGCGGGCACGGTCACCAAGCTCCACGCAGCCGAGGGGGAGACCCTCGACGTGGGCGCGCCGCTGCTGAGCGTCGACACCGGTGGCGCACCGGCGGACCAGGCAGCACGCGGCCTGGCCCGGGGCGAGCCCGCCGCGGCGGGGGAGCCGGGCCTGGCCGGGGGCGAGCCCGCCGCGGCGGGGGAGCCGGGCCTGAACGGCTTGGCGACCCCGGAGCCGGAGGCCGGCCCGGAGGCGGAAGCGGTCCCGGAGCAGCAGGCCAGCCCGGGGTCCGAGCAGCAGGCGACCCTGGTCGGTCCGGGCGAGCGCCAGCAGGCGCGCCGGCGCCGGGCCGCCGGGCCGGCCTCGCGGGGGCCGGCCGCGCCGAGCGGCCCGACCCCGACCGCCCCGCCGGGCTCTCGCGCTCCTGGAGCCCAGCCCGGTCGCCCCAAGGCGACCCCGCCGGTCCGCAAGTACGCCAGGGACCGCGGCGTCGACCTCGCACGGCTCACCGGGACGGGCAAGGACGGCCGGGTGACCCGTGAGGACGTCGACCTGGCCCTGGCCGGGGAGGACGTCGACCTGGGTCTGGCCGGGGAGGCCGGCGCGCCCACCGCGGTGAGCAGGTGGCCGGCCGCGCGCGCGCCGCGCGACCGCGCCGAGGAGCGCATCCCGGTCCGGGGCACGCGCAAGCAGATCGCGGCCGCCATGGTGGCGTCGAAGTTCTCCATCCCGCACGTGACCGAGTTCCTCACCGTCGACGCGACTGCCCTGATGGCGCTCCGAGCCCGCCTCAAGGCGCTGCCGGCGGCCGCCGGCGTCAAGCTGACGCCGCTCGCGGTCATCGCCAAGGCGCTCTGCGCGGCCGTGCGCCAGTACCCGCTGATGAACTCCTCCTGGGACGACGCCGCCAGCGAGATCGTCGTCAAGGGCTGGGTCAACCTCGGCATCGCCACCGACACGCCGACCGGGCTCCTCGTGCCCAACATCAAGGACGCCGACACGCTTGGCATCCTCGAGCTGTCCAGCGAGCTGGCCCGCCTCACCGGCCTCGCCCGCGAGCGCAAGGCCGCGCCGTCGGACCTGTCGGGCGGGACGATCACGATCACCAACGTGGGCGGGTTCGGGGTCGAGACCGGCACGCCGATCATCAACAAGCCCGAGTGCGCGATCCTGGCCACGGGCCTGATCGCGCCCCGGCCCTGGGTGGTGGACGGCGAGCTGGCCGTCCGCCAGCTCATGACCGCGTCGGTCTCGTTCGACCACCGGATCGTCGACGGCGCCTACGCCGCCCGGTTCCTGGCCCACCTGCGCGACCTGCTCGAGGACCCTGCGCTGCTGGCGGCATTCTGA